In Sebaldella termitidis ATCC 33386, one DNA window encodes the following:
- the galU gene encoding UTP--glucose-1-phosphate uridylyltransferase GalU, giving the protein MKKIRKAVIPAAGLGTRVLPATKAQPKEMLVIVDKPALQYLVEELVDSGIEEILIVTGRNKTSIENHFDYSYELEKTLEETGKQDFLKMVQRISNMANIYYVRQKQPLGLGHAIGCAESFIGDEPFVVVLGDDIIHNPIYPATKQLVDKHKELGKGNILGVQEVPETEVNKYGIVDPLKKIDDRTVEVKGFIEKPDINEAPSRLAALGRYVLEPEIFKYLKETKPGKGGEIQLTDAIFKMKNDGHKLYAYDYEGIRYDTGDKFGMFKATVEMALRHDELKEMVSDYLKKINIDEIK; this is encoded by the coding sequence ATGAAAAAAATAAGAAAAGCAGTAATTCCGGCAGCAGGATTAGGAACAAGAGTATTGCCGGCGACAAAAGCCCAGCCTAAGGAAATGCTGGTAATTGTGGATAAACCTGCTCTTCAGTATTTAGTGGAAGAACTTGTTGATTCCGGAATAGAAGAAATATTAATAGTGACTGGCAGAAATAAGACTTCAATAGAAAATCATTTTGATTATTCATATGAACTGGAAAAAACACTGGAAGAGACGGGAAAACAGGATTTTTTAAAAATGGTTCAAAGAATATCAAACATGGCCAACATCTATTACGTTAGACAAAAACAGCCTTTAGGTCTGGGACATGCAATAGGCTGTGCAGAGAGCTTCATTGGAGATGAGCCGTTTGTGGTGGTATTAGGAGATGATATTATTCACAATCCTATTTATCCAGCTACTAAACAGCTGGTGGATAAGCATAAGGAACTGGGAAAAGGTAATATATTAGGGGTTCAGGAAGTGCCTGAAACAGAAGTAAATAAATATGGTATTGTTGATCCTTTGAAAAAGATAGATGACAGAACTGTGGAAGTAAAAGGATTTATAGAAAAACCTGATATAAATGAAGCGCCAAGCAGACTTGCAGCTTTGGGAAGATATGTTTTGGAACCTGAAATATTCAAGTACCTGAAAGAAACAAAGCCGGGAAAAGGCGGGGAAATTCAATTAACTGATGCTATTTTTAAAATGAAAAACGACGGTCATAAATTATATGCGTATGATTATGAGGGGATAAGATATGATACCGGAGATAAATTCGGTATGTTTAAAGCAACTGTAGAAATGGCTTTAAGACATGATGAATTAAAAGAAATGGTTTCTGATTATCTTAAAAAAATTAATATTGACGAAATAAAATAA
- the obgE gene encoding GTPase ObgE — MFIDESIIYLKSGDGGDGAATFRREKFVQFGGPNGGDGGKGGNIVFETDSNINTLVDFKYSKKFVASNGENGRKNRAAGKSGEDLIIKVPVGTMIRDIETNKLLLDLNEENMKAVFLKGGDGGRGNVHFKSSIRKAPKLAESGREGLELKVKLELKLLADAALVGYPSVGKSSFINKVSSAGSKVASYHFTTLKPKLGVVRLGDEKSFVVADIPGLIEGAHTGTGLGDRFLRHIERCKVILHIVDISGMDGRDPKDDFVKINKELENYSEKLSKKKQIVIANKIDMLFDDEKYNEFEEFVKSMGYEKVFPVSVLAGEGIKDVINEAWKLIQQIPREELEEEHSLEEILPEIINRKSDWIITEIDEGIFEVEGQIVDNVLKKYVFNGDEGVVNFLHMMRSLGMEEKLEKAGAKNGDTIVIATHEFEYIV; from the coding sequence ATGTTTATAGATGAAAGTATAATATACCTGAAATCCGGTGACGGAGGAGACGGAGCTGCCACATTCAGGCGGGAAAAATTCGTTCAGTTTGGCGGACCGAACGGCGGCGACGGAGGAAAAGGCGGAAATATAGTTTTTGAAACAGATTCAAATATAAATACACTCGTAGACTTCAAATACAGCAAAAAATTTGTTGCTTCAAATGGTGAAAACGGCAGAAAAAACAGAGCTGCCGGTAAATCCGGGGAAGATCTTATAATAAAAGTACCCGTGGGAACTATGATAAGAGATATAGAAACTAATAAGCTTCTTCTAGACTTAAATGAAGAAAATATGAAGGCAGTTTTCTTAAAAGGAGGAGACGGGGGAAGAGGAAATGTGCATTTTAAATCCTCTATAAGAAAGGCGCCTAAGCTGGCAGAAAGCGGAAGAGAGGGACTGGAGCTTAAAGTAAAGCTGGAATTGAAGCTTCTTGCAGATGCAGCACTGGTGGGATATCCGAGTGTAGGAAAATCAAGCTTTATAAATAAAGTATCTTCAGCAGGGTCAAAAGTAGCGAGTTATCATTTTACCACATTAAAACCGAAGCTTGGCGTGGTTCGGCTTGGAGATGAAAAAAGCTTTGTGGTAGCGGATATTCCCGGATTGATAGAAGGAGCACATACTGGAACAGGTCTTGGCGACAGATTTTTGAGACATATAGAGAGATGTAAGGTTATTTTGCATATAGTAGATATTTCTGGTATGGACGGGCGTGATCCTAAGGATGATTTCGTAAAAATAAATAAAGAGCTTGAAAATTACAGTGAGAAGCTTTCGAAAAAAAAGCAGATAGTTATAGCCAATAAAATAGATATGCTTTTTGATGATGAAAAATATAATGAGTTTGAAGAATTTGTGAAGTCTATGGGTTACGAGAAAGTTTTTCCGGTATCTGTTCTGGCAGGTGAAGGAATTAAGGATGTAATTAATGAGGCCTGGAAGCTGATCCAGCAAATTCCGAGGGAAGAGCTTGAGGAAGAACATTCACTTGAAGAAATACTGCCTGAAATAATAAACAGAAAATCTGACTGGATTATAACAGAAATAGACGAGGGTATATTTGAAGTAGAGGGGCAGATAGTGGATAATGTTCTGAAAAAATATGTATTTAATGGTGATGAAGGTGTAGTAAATTTCCTTCATATGATGAGATCTCTGGGAATGGAAGAGAAGCTTGAAAAAGCAGGAGCTAAAAATGGGGACACTATTGTAATTGCAACACATGAATTTGAATACATTGTATAA